The DNA region AAAACTACCGGGCCCCCAACCTTTACCCTGAAAACCGATCTGGTAGCCCGATTCCTCGAGCAGATCAGGATAAACCTTATACTGAACAGGCAATACGCCCCATAAATTTGCCCCTTCATTTAAACGCCAGATATCTTGTCCGGTCAACATCGCCGCTCTTGCAGGGGTACAGGAAGGCGAACTACAGAAAGCATTGGTAAAACGTACACCTTCCGCTGCAATGCGGTCCATATTCGGAGTACGTACAGTTTTGTCACCATAACTGCCCACATGGTTCCAGGACTGGTTGTCAGACATGATCATGAGGATGTTCGGACGCTCCTGTTTTTTTTTCGGTGAGGAACAGGATGCCCAGGTCAGCACCAGGACCAGTGCTGCCGGAATATATCTTAAATGGCTAAATTTCATCGTTGTCTATTTTGAAAGGGTTTCCGTTGGATTTGTATCTTTATATTGTAGCTGCAGTTTTTTCATTTCCGCTTTAAGCTCATTAATTACAGGCTGATATGCAGCATTGCTGTACAAATTGTGTAGTTCCTGCGGGTCTTTCTGCATATCGTACAGCTCCCACTCGTCTACATCATTGTAAAAATGGATCAGCTTATAACGTTCTGTCCTGATGCCATAATGCCTTTTTACCATATGCCAGCTCGGGTATTCATAATAATGATAGTACACGGCTTTACGCCAGTTTTCAGGGGCTTTACCTGCGTTGTCAAGCACCGGCCTTAGCGATACGCCCTGCATATCTCCGGGGATTTTTACGCCGGCGTAATCCAGTAAAGTAGGTGCAAAATCCAGGTTCATGGCAAAAGCATTGCTTATCGACCCTGCTTTAACTGAAGCCGGGTATCTTACCAGCAAAGGTGTACGAAACGACACATCATACATAAAGCGTTTATCGAAATAACCATTTTCGCCCAGATAAAAGCCCTGATCGGAGGTATATACAATAATGGTGTTATCCAGTTCCCCTATCTTTTTGAGGTAATCCATCAGCCGGCCTACGTTTTCATCTACCGAAACCACACAGGCCATGTAATCGCGCATGTACTGCTGGTATTTCCAGCGCACCAGGTCGTCACCCTTAGGTTTAAGCCTGTTAAACTCGGCTACACGTTTGTCATACACTTTTTTCCATTGCTGTTTTTCCTGCTCGTCCATGCGGTTATAAACCTCGAAAAAGCGGCTTTTATCCAGCGAAGGGTCGTTGGCCTGCTTGTAATCATCGCCTTTGGCATCTTTAAACTTAGCCTTAACGGGCAGTTTAGCCATGGAATCCAGCTGGGCGGTCGACATCATTTTCAGGTCCCATGCAGGCCACATATCGGTAGAGATGTTCATCATCTGTTCTTTCGCAGCCCTGCCCCTGCCTTTAAAATCATCAAGCAGTGTTGCTGGTTCAGGAAAAACCTTATCGTCGAACATGCCCAGGTGGCGTGGTGCAGGCAGCCAGTTCCGGTGCGGAGCCTTATGCTGGTAAATCATCAGGAAGGGCTGGTCCTGGTTCCGCTTTTCCAGAAAGCGAATAGCCTTATCAGTAATCAGATCTGTTACGTATCCTTTTTCCTTCACCACTTTACCATTCTCTATAAACTCAGGCTGGTAATATTGTCCCTGATTGGGCAAAATGCTGTAATAATCAAAGCCTACAGGATTAGAGCCCAGGTGCCATTTACCGATCATAGCGGTCTGGTAGCCTGCTTTTTTTAACAACTGCGGATAAATGACCTGGGTGCTGTCGAACACCTTTGAATTGTCGGTAAGGCCGTTCAGGTGGCTGTATTTTCCGGTAAGAATGGTTGCCCTGGAAGGGCCGCAAACTGCATTGGTCACAAAGCAGTTGTTAAACAACATCCCTTCATTGGCAATTCTGTCCAGGTTTGGCGTCTTAATCAGCTTACTGCCATAAGCACTCATGGCCTGAATGGTATGGTCATCCGTCATGATGAACACAATATTCGGCCTTCTGGCACTTTCAGCAGGTTTAGGCTGCTGGCATGACGCTAAAGCCATGCCAGCAATCAAACCTGAAAAGATCAGTTTCAGTTTAACCATTTTTAGTATTTAGGATTTTGCGATAGGTTCGTATTCAAATCCCTTTCAATCTGAGGGATCGGGTATAGTTCATTTTTGTTGTCTTTAAAATTATCTGCTGCTACATAAGCATAGTTACTACGGTAGGCTTTCAAAGCTGCCTGCGTAGCCCGGATGCTTGTTCCAAGAATATTCCAGCGGATCAGGTCCATCCTTCTCATGCCTTCAAAGCAAAGCTCCCATGCGCGCTCCTGTTTCACTCTTTCAAAAAAGTCTGATTTGTTCAAGCCTGCAGGTAAATCAACCGTTGCATCAGCAGTGTTCAGCGGCTTACCATATGCCCTTCTCCTTACCTGGTTAATGGCATCGTAAGCTGCAGCATTTGGTCCCTCGTTCAGCTCATTCTCAGCTTCGGCACGCATCAGGAGTACATCGGCATAGCGCAACAAGGTCCAGTTGATGTCTGTATTGTTCAGGTCTTTAGGCCCTGTATTCTGCCAATCACGTCTCCATTTTCCCGGGGCCCAACCTTCATCCAGGCGGCCAGTAAGCTGAGGTACCTGATTACCTGCTACATCCAGTTTATAAGTACACACGGCCACGTCTCTACGCAGATCACCAGTTTTATAGCTCTTTTGGAACAATGCCGTAGTTTTGTAAAAAGAGTTGGCCCTGCCGTAAGGGTTTCCGGCATCAGCAATAGGTGCGTTCCAGGTACCTACCACACCACTGTTTCCGGCTCCTCCCGTTGCGTTAAACAATGCCACTTCGTACATGGATTCTTTAGGCTCCAGGATAAATTTGCAATGGTTTTTGAAAATCTGCTCATAGCTGGTATTCAGCGCATGTTCACCTGAGCCCATCACCTCTGAAGTCATTTTCTGTGCAATGGCATAGTACTCTTTATAGTTGGAAGGACGTTCCATCTGACCGCTTTGTCTTAACGACCAGCCTCCGGCAAATAAAGCCACACGCGCCAGCATACCTTTCACTGCTCCCTTGCTTAACCTTTCGTCTTTAGATTTTGCAGAGTTTTCAGGAATAAGTGCAGCTGCTTCGGTCATGTCCTTAATGATCTGGGTATAAATTTCGTACCTGTCTGTCCTGGGCAGCAATACGTCATCTGTAGCTTCGGTAGATTTAAGCTTCATTGGCACATCACCAAACAAGCGCACCAGGTCGAAATAATACTGGCCCCTTAAAAATTTAGCTTCTCCCAATATCTTGTTCAGGATCGCTTTCTGCGCATCGGTACCGTTTTTATAAAGGTCCATCTGCGGCACCTTTTCAATTACGAGGTTGGCCCTGTTGATGCCCCTGTACATCTGTCTCCAGGTATCAAGCATATACGAATGGGCAGTAGGTATGCCATAATGGGCAACCTGCCTGGGGCCGTCACTAAGCGCTGTCCCCTGCATCTGGGCAATATCTGTATCGATATCAAATACCATTGACATGTAGAAACCATAGCCGGCTGTTCCCGTCATTTGCTGATAAACCCCAAGTACGGCCATATCTGCTTCATCAGTAGTTTTGAAAAAAGTATCACTTGCATAAAGCGAATAAGGTTCTTCTTTCAGCCATTTTTTGCAGGAAGTTGGCATAACAAATATAGCCGAGGCTACAACCATTAATTTAATATATCTTTTCATGATCTTAATCTTGAATTTTAGAAGGAAACATTTACACCGGCCACAAATGAACGGCTTCTGGGATAAGCACCAAAATCTACACCCGGTGTTAAACGGGTTGGGTTAGCCGTACTTACTTCCGGATCATAACCACTGTATTTGGTAAAGGTATGCAGGTTATAGGCTGTTAAATATACCCTTGCACCGCTCATTTTTAATTTGGACACCCAGTTTTTAGGGAAGGTATAACCCAGGCTTACATTGCTGATGCGCAGGAAAGAGCCATCTTCGATCATTTTATCGTACAGGCGCAAAGCGGCACCCCTACCGGTGTATGATGGTATGGTTTTACCTGCATTCAGGGCGGTCATTTCCTCAGGAGTGGTAATGCGTTGCCCGGCAGCATTTACCGTAATCCAGCGGTCCGCAAAATAAGCCATGGTATTGATGTTGTTAAGATTGGTCTGACTATTATTCAGGAGGTTTCCATTGTAAATGTCATTGCCATACGACCAGTTGATGAACACGCTTAAATCAAAACCTTTATAGCTGAAGTTATTGTTTAAACCTCCGATGAATTTTGGTGTAGCATTTCCGATTACCGAACGATCATCAGCATTGACTACCCCATCCCCGTTTACATCCAGATATTTCAATGTACCTGGTTTTGCCGGATTACTTGGGTCCTGGGCAATACCGCTTTTTAAAGTAAACACCTGAGTAGTTGGATTGTAATCAAAATCATCAACCGTATAAACTCCATTGGTTTTGTAACCATACATACGACCTACAGACTTGCCTACTTCTACGATATAATCATTTTCCAGGTTCTCTCCCCATCCTGAATTTGCCAGCATAAACTTATCACCTTTGTTCAGACTGGTTACCTTGTTGTTGTTGAAACCAATGTTAAAGGTACTGTTCCAGCTGAAATCGCTTTTCTTAATGTTAACGGTATTTAAAGTAAACTCTATCCCTTTATTGCTGGTTGAGCCCACATTGATGAGCATATTGTTAAATCCGGATACACCCGAAACCACTGAATTTAACAGCAGGTCAGAAATACGGTTATCATAGGCATCAACGGTTAATTGTACACGCTGACCAAATAAGCCCAGGTCCAGACCAAGGTTTTTAGAGATGGTCGTTTCCCATTTCAGATCCGGGTTAGGCAATGAATTCGGGAAAACAGCAATCACATTGGAGTTGTTCAGCGGATAAAAACCAGACTGGAACAGGTCCAGCGACAAGTAGTTACCAATACGGTTGTTACCTGAAGCCCCATAACTTACACGCAGTTTCAGGTCGGAAATCTGTTTGATGCTTTTCATGAAGCCCTCATCACTTATCCTCCAGGCAAAAGCTGCAGAAGGGAAATAACCGAATTTATTGTCCGCACCAAATTTGGATGAGCCATCGGCCCTGAAGCTGGCCGACAAAAGGTACCTGTCTTTATAGGAATAATTGGCCCTTCCAAATAAAGAGAATAATTTGTCATCTTCTTTCCTGGAGCTCAACGGTCCCAATACGGCACCCTGGCCAATATCGTCCAGTCCTAAATTCACATTAGGGAAATTACTTGCTGCCATAGAGAAGTTCTCCGACAGGTTGTACAATTGTTCCTGGCCCGCCATCACAGTAAGGCTATGTGATTTTTTTAATTTAGGGACATAAGTCAAAGTATTGCTGTAGTTCCAGCCGTTCTGATCGGCCTGAGCGATAGAGCCATTCGGCCCATTTGCACGCTTGGCATTCATAGAACGTGCATCATTAAACAGCTTTGTTTTGTTGTTGGCCGTCTTAAAGCCTACCAAAGCACGATAAGTTAAACCCGGAAAAATCTCATAATCTACAGAAGCGTTCAAATTCAAAAGCTTGCTATTGGCTGATCTCAGTTGCGATTCGGCATTGGTAATGGGGTTTTGCAGTACATTTCCTGAATTCTCATCCAGAAAAGGATCGGTATCCTGATTGATCAGGTCATCATCCGTTCCACCAATGCCAAATGTTGGCCTGTACTGCAAAATATTTTGCAGCTGGTTAAAACGGTTATTGCCTTCTCTGGTACCCACACCATAAACATTCTGGTTAGAGTAGTTTACAATTCCGTTTACCTTCAATTTTTTACCCAGGTTATGGTTCACGGTCAGTTTCATCACATCTTTCTCGGCCGAGCTGTTCAGCATCGTGCCTTCATCGTTGTTATGGGAATAAAACAGGTTAAACCTGGTTTCAGTACTTCCTCCACTCAAGCTTACTTTATGGTACTGACTGTTTGCCGTATTGCCCAATGCCAAATCCTGCCAGTTTATACCAGCCTTTCCGGCATATAGCTCATCTCTTCTGGAAAAATCGCCAAATGTCCTGGTGTAACGATCCATCTCGGTTGCATTACCCAATGCCCTTTCATATTGTAATAAGGTATACTGGTATGGGTTTAACAAAGGCAGTTCCCTGGTTATCTTTTTTGCACCATAATACATATCGTAATTTATGGTCAGTTTTCCGGCTTTAGGTTGTTTGGTCGTAATCAGGATTACCCCATTTGCACCACGGGCACCGTAAATAGAAGTGGCAGAAGCGTCTTTCAGTACATCTACGCTTTCGATATCCATAGGATCAAGAAAGCTTAGTCCATCTGTTTGCGGAATACCATCCACAACATATAAAGGCTCATTGCTTTGGGTAATGGAACCACCACCTCTTATGGTAATGGTAGGCTGGGCGCCCGGAGTTCCATCAGATGGCGCAACCGTCATCCCTGCAACGCGCCCCTGCAAAGCACTGGCTACGTTTGGCACAGGTACTTTACTTATTTCTTCCCCTTTCACAGAAGAAACTGCCCCGGTCAGGTCTTTCCGTTTCACTGTACCATAACCAATCACAACCACCTCGTTCAGGTTTTTGTTGTCATCAGCAAGTTTTACATTGATCACACTACGCCCTTTAACAGCCCGCTCGGTAGTGGTCGATCCTATAAAGGAAAAGACCAGTATGGCATCCTGCTTTACCCTGATTTCATACGCGCCATTGTTATCGGTTACTTTTCCGTTGGCAACACCTTTCTCGGTCACTGTGGCACCGGGTAGCGGGTTGCCCGCTTCGTCGGTAACCACCCCCTTAACACTTATATTTTGGGCATAGAGCGTAAGGTTACCCGCAACAATAATTAATAGCAGTAAAAATCGTTTCATAACATTTTTGGATTTACATAATTTGGTTTTATTGACAAAACGAATGTAAAACAGTATAATAAGAATGGATTTAGGTATTGTTTAAAATACTATCACTTTTGATTAATCCCCCTTTTATTTTACAAAAATACAAGCTCTTCCATCAATAACCTATTTCATCATTATGGCTACCTCCTGCAGTGGAACAATTTTTTTCAGGATTCAACAATTTTTAAATGAATATATCCCATTCTGAAAGCATGTCCTTTTCAGGCTCCCTACCTTCATCAACATTAAAAACAAAACTTAGATCGGAATATGAAAACACTACTCAGTACGTTTGCTGCAGCTATCGCCTTGATGGGCTCAGTAAATAGTATGGCAGTCACGAAAGGCAACGGGGATGACTGGTTAAAGAAATCTACAAAAACTGCAGTATACCAGTTAACCAAAGCTGCGCAGACTTATACACCGGGAATGAATCCGAGGTCCATCAATCCGGATGGTACGGTAAGGCTGGCGCCGCTGCGCGACTGGACCACTGGTTTCTTTGCGGGCAGCCTTTGGTATGGCTATGAGCTGTCGGGAGATCAAAATATGGCCACCGAAGCAAAAAGATTTACCCTGGCACTGGATTCTATACAATATGTAAAAGATACGCACGACCTGGGCTTTATGCTGTATTGCTCTTATGGAAATGCATGGAGAATAACCAGGGATAAAATTTACCTTAAACCTTTAGAAAATGGTGCAGCCAACTTATATGCCCGTTTCAACAAAAAAGCAGGCGTAATCCGCTCCTGGGATTTCGGCCACTGGCAATATCCTGTGATCATCGACAACATGATGAACCTGGAATATTTATACTGGGCCGGTAAAGAATTCAATAAACCGGAATGGTTTAATGCAGCTAAAACACATGCCGTAACTACGATGAAAAACCATTTCAGGAAAGATTACAGCTCTTATCACGTCATCAGCTACGACACCCTGAGCGGAAAAGTACTGCAGCGCGAAACCCACCAGGGCCTCACCAACGAATCGGCATGGGCACGCGGACAGGCATGGGGCCTTTATGGTTATACCATGAGCTATAAAGACACCAAAGACAAAAAATTTGTGGAGCAGGCAGAACACATTGCAGCCTTTATCATGAACCATCCTGCAATGCCGGCCGACAAAATTCCGCTTTGGGACTTTGATGTACATAACCGCGACCGGTCGCCAAGGGATGCCTCTGCTGCTGCTGTAATTGCTTCGGCATTGTTAGACCTGAGCACACAGGTTAAAGATGGACAGAAATATTTTAAATATGCAGAGGATATCCTGAAAACGCTATCTTCTGATGAATACCTGGCCAAACCGGGTGAGAACAAGTTTTTTATCCTGAAACATAGCGTAGGTGCACTGCTGTACAATTCAGAGATTGACACCCCATTAAATTATGCCGATTATTATTTCCTTGAAGCATTAAAACGTTATGCAGCGCTGAAAAAGATTGACCTGAAAACCCTGAACCAGTCTTAATTGAAAAAACAGGATCAATTGTAAAAATATCCGACCTGACTTACAAACAGTGAGTCAGGTTTTTTTTATTCCCCCCAAGGAATCGGCATTAACAAATGATCAGTTCAAACTGTCAGCGACAGCACCTTATCATTTGCAAATATCCCGGTTAACTGGTCAAAACTTAAATCAAAAAAAACAAAAGCGAAACCCAAAGCGCATACGGAAAGATAGATTTGATTTGATAACCAAACTATTAAATGTATGAAAAGAAAACTTTCCTTATTATCTGGACTTTGTTTCCTGGCTACGATTGCACTTGCCCAGGTTAAAGGCACTGTGGTAGACGAAACGCAGCTGCCTTTACCCGGGGTTACCGTAACTGTAAAAAATACCAAAACAGTTACTACAACCGATCCCAATGGAGCCTTTTCCATCAATGCGCCCTCTAATGCAACACTTGTGTTCTCCTACATTGGCTATATCAGCCAGGAAAAGCAAGTAAATGGTAATACTTTGCGTGTGGTATTAATAAGCGACAGCAAAGCCCTGAATGAAGTAGTAGTTACTGCCTTAGGTATCACTAAGGAGAAGAAAACACTGGTGTATGCTACCCAAACAGTAAATACCGAAGAACTCAGCAAGGCCAGGGAACTAAATGTGGTGAACTCCCTGACCGGAAAGGTAGCCGGACTTGATGTTGTCCGCTCTTCCTCAGGTCTGGGCGGTTCATCGAGGGTAACCCTGCGGGGCGACCGCTCTATCAGTGGCAATAACCAAGCCCTTATGGTAGTAGATGGTGTGCCGCTGGATAATTCCACGGCCCAGGCCGGAAGGGTTAACGGCGGAAGGGATTCGGGAGATGGCATATCCAGCCTTAATCCGGATGATATAGAATCCATAAACGTTTTAAAAGGTGCTTCTGCTACGGCTTTGTACGGAAGCAGGGCTTCTAATGGGGCAATCATCATCACCACAAAAAAAGGAAAACAACGTAAAGGTGTAGGCATTAGCTATACCGCTGGCCTACAGATAGAACAGCCTATCTTTTTACAGAAATTCCAGACCGAATACGGGCAGGGCGCTTCAGGCATCTTCAGTGCCTCAGGCGAACAAAGCTGGGGCCCAAAGCTGGATGGTAAAATGGTTCCTACCTGGAGTAAGGATCCTGCCGATGCCGGCAAGACCAATGCCTATGTTGCGCACCCGGATAATTTCAGGGATTTTTACAGCAACGGCACCAATCTGGTAAACAGTATTGCTTTAAATACCGGCACAGAACAGGCACAGGTGTATTTTTCCTATACCAATACCAACGCAACGGGTATTGTAGACAACAACAAACTGAAACGCCATAACTTTAATTTAAGGGCCAGTGGAAAACTTGGGGAGCGTTTTACTGCGGACCTCAAAGCTACTTACCTGAACCAGGACATCATAAACCGTTCAGGTGTTGGAGGTGGTAACGACAACCCCAACCTGGGCATCTACCGCGTGCCCATCAATATTGCCCCTGAAGATCTGCTGAATTACGACTATATTAATGGCTCTGGCTTTTTACGTCAAAACTACTGGAACCCAGGTGCCACTGCTGCTGCCAATCCATATTGGGCAAAAAACAGAAACCTGGCCGATGAAGAAAGAAACAGGCTTACCGGCTTTGCCTCTTTGACCTACAAGATCTTACCCTCATTAAATGTAATGCTGCGCTCCGGTATTGACAGGTACACGGACAACGG from Pedobacter africanus includes:
- a CDS encoding sulfatase family protein; its protein translation is MVKLKLIFSGLIAGMALASCQQPKPAESARRPNIVFIMTDDHTIQAMSAYGSKLIKTPNLDRIANEGMLFNNCFVTNAVCGPSRATILTGKYSHLNGLTDNSKVFDSTQVIYPQLLKKAGYQTAMIGKWHLGSNPVGFDYYSILPNQGQYYQPEFIENGKVVKEKGYVTDLITDKAIRFLEKRNQDQPFLMIYQHKAPHRNWLPAPRHLGMFDDKVFPEPATLLDDFKGRGRAAKEQMMNISTDMWPAWDLKMMSTAQLDSMAKLPVKAKFKDAKGDDYKQANDPSLDKSRFFEVYNRMDEQEKQQWKKVYDKRVAEFNRLKPKGDDLVRWKYQQYMRDYMACVVSVDENVGRLMDYLKKIGELDNTIIVYTSDQGFYLGENGYFDKRFMYDVSFRTPLLVRYPASVKAGSISNAFAMNLDFAPTLLDYAGVKIPGDMQGVSLRPVLDNAGKAPENWRKAVYYHYYEYPSWHMVKRHYGIRTERYKLIHFYNDVDEWELYDMQKDPQELHNLYSNAAYQPVINELKAEMKKLQLQYKDTNPTETLSK
- a CDS encoding RagB/SusD family nutrient uptake outer membrane protein; amino-acid sequence: MKRYIKLMVVASAIFVMPTSCKKWLKEEPYSLYASDTFFKTTDEADMAVLGVYQQMTGTAGYGFYMSMVFDIDTDIAQMQGTALSDGPRQVAHYGIPTAHSYMLDTWRQMYRGINRANLVIEKVPQMDLYKNGTDAQKAILNKILGEAKFLRGQYYFDLVRLFGDVPMKLKSTEATDDVLLPRTDRYEIYTQIIKDMTEAAALIPENSAKSKDERLSKGAVKGMLARVALFAGGWSLRQSGQMERPSNYKEYYAIAQKMTSEVMGSGEHALNTSYEQIFKNHCKFILEPKESMYEVALFNATGGAGNSGVVGTWNAPIADAGNPYGRANSFYKTTALFQKSYKTGDLRRDVAVCTYKLDVAGNQVPQLTGRLDEGWAPGKWRRDWQNTGPKDLNNTDINWTLLRYADVLLMRAEAENELNEGPNAAAYDAINQVRRRAYGKPLNTADATVDLPAGLNKSDFFERVKQERAWELCFEGMRRMDLIRWNILGTSIRATQAALKAYRSNYAYVAADNFKDNKNELYPIPQIERDLNTNLSQNPKY
- a CDS encoding SusC/RagA family TonB-linked outer membrane protein, with translation MKRFLLLLIIVAGNLTLYAQNISVKGVVTDEAGNPLPGATVTEKGVANGKVTDNNGAYEIRVKQDAILVFSFIGSTTTERAVKGRSVINVKLADDNKNLNEVVVIGYGTVKRKDLTGAVSSVKGEEISKVPVPNVASALQGRVAGMTVAPSDGTPGAQPTITIRGGGSITQSNEPLYVVDGIPQTDGLSFLDPMDIESVDVLKDASATSIYGARGANGVILITTKQPKAGKLTINYDMYYGAKKITRELPLLNPYQYTLLQYERALGNATEMDRYTRTFGDFSRRDELYAGKAGINWQDLALGNTANSQYHKVSLSGGSTETRFNLFYSHNNDEGTMLNSSAEKDVMKLTVNHNLGKKLKVNGIVNYSNQNVYGVGTREGNNRFNQLQNILQYRPTFGIGGTDDDLINQDTDPFLDENSGNVLQNPITNAESQLRSANSKLLNLNASVDYEIFPGLTYRALVGFKTANNKTKLFNDARSMNAKRANGPNGSIAQADQNGWNYSNTLTYVPKLKKSHSLTVMAGQEQLYNLSENFSMAASNFPNVNLGLDDIGQGAVLGPLSSRKEDDKLFSLFGRANYSYKDRYLLSASFRADGSSKFGADNKFGYFPSAAFAWRISDEGFMKSIKQISDLKLRVSYGASGNNRIGNYLSLDLFQSGFYPLNNSNVIAVFPNSLPNPDLKWETTISKNLGLDLGLFGQRVQLTVDAYDNRISDLLLNSVVSGVSGFNNMLINVGSTSNKGIEFTLNTVNIKKSDFSWNSTFNIGFNNNKVTSLNKGDKFMLANSGWGENLENDYIVEVGKSVGRMYGYKTNGVYTVDDFDYNPTTQVFTLKSGIAQDPSNPAKPGTLKYLDVNGDGVVNADDRSVIGNATPKFIGGLNNNFSYKGFDLSVFINWSYGNDIYNGNLLNNSQTNLNNINTMAYFADRWITVNAAGQRITTPEEMTALNAGKTIPSYTGRGAALRLYDKMIEDGSFLRISNVSLGYTFPKNWVSKLKMSGARVYLTAYNLHTFTKYSGYDPEVSTANPTRLTPGVDFGAYPRSRSFVAGVNVSF
- a CDS encoding glycoside hydrolase family protein, whose product is MKTLLSTFAAAIALMGSVNSMAVTKGNGDDWLKKSTKTAVYQLTKAAQTYTPGMNPRSINPDGTVRLAPLRDWTTGFFAGSLWYGYELSGDQNMATEAKRFTLALDSIQYVKDTHDLGFMLYCSYGNAWRITRDKIYLKPLENGAANLYARFNKKAGVIRSWDFGHWQYPVIIDNMMNLEYLYWAGKEFNKPEWFNAAKTHAVTTMKNHFRKDYSSYHVISYDTLSGKVLQRETHQGLTNESAWARGQAWGLYGYTMSYKDTKDKKFVEQAEHIAAFIMNHPAMPADKIPLWDFDVHNRDRSPRDASAAAVIASALLDLSTQVKDGQKYFKYAEDILKTLSSDEYLAKPGENKFFILKHSVGALLYNSEIDTPLNYADYYFLEALKRYAALKKIDLKTLNQS